A region of Streptomyces sp. R44 DNA encodes the following proteins:
- a CDS encoding TetR/AcrR family transcriptional regulator: MVDAAVRCFARQGYQAASMDGIAELAGVSKPLVYLYVGSKEELFTTVIRREAGALLGAVAAGVGGPGVPPDERLWAGLLAFFTYAAEQPDSWVVLSRQARTHGEPFAGEVARMRDEIVAFVAGLIREAAGESGITGRDVDALAQALVGSAESLASWANETPGVTAKEAAATLMNFAWAGLGNLMKSGRWSPR, from the coding sequence ATGGTGGACGCGGCCGTGCGGTGCTTCGCGCGGCAGGGGTATCAGGCGGCTTCCATGGACGGGATCGCCGAGCTCGCCGGGGTCTCCAAGCCACTGGTCTATCTGTATGTCGGGTCCAAGGAGGAGCTGTTCACGACCGTCATCCGGCGGGAGGCCGGGGCGTTGCTCGGGGCTGTGGCCGCCGGGGTCGGGGGGCCCGGGGTGCCGCCCGACGAGCGGCTGTGGGCGGGGCTGCTGGCCTTCTTCACGTATGCCGCCGAGCAGCCGGACTCGTGGGTGGTGCTGAGCCGGCAGGCGCGGACGCACGGGGAGCCGTTCGCCGGGGAGGTCGCGCGGATGCGGGACGAGATCGTGGCCTTCGTGGCCGGGCTGATCCGGGAGGCGGCGGGGGAGTCGGGCATCACCGGGCGGGACGTCGACGCGCTGGCGCAGGCGCTCGTGGGGTCCGCCGAGTCCTTGGCGAGCTGGGCGAACGAGACCCCCGGGGTGACGGCGAAGGAGGCCGCGGCGACGCTGATGAACTTCGCCTGGGCGGGGCTCGGAAACCTCATGAAAAGCGGGCGCTGGTCTCCCCGTTGA
- a CDS encoding tetratricopeptide repeat protein → MTPARTSRAVLFGVHAYRHLAALDGVRHNAPALRSLLVADDLGGLDPAHCVTVPPDSTAAAFLDAVQDAADEAGDLLLVYYAGHGHVGRDDKQLLLSTRESRKARPFHSVPYDEVRAIVAASQAQRKIVIVDSCFSGGALHMAAHPPATERDFEIEGACVLTSAAETERSLCLTEGSVFTLELLAVLASGLPAVLPDGRRGDQQPALTMADLYDTLCARLDGRVIDGHAIPKPRMSTRDNGHRIRLAANRSFATPAPALHPGRGASLDRPGEMGPGRTRTAPAFAPRTQLAPTKYFTGRTEELAELEAMAAAAPAVCLIHGRGGLGKSELLRTVATRVSERFPGGCLEIDLRGWTPGETPRSPDAVIAEQLLHLGHAAQDIPSDPVARAESWRLSLERRAVLLVLDNARDAAQLAPLLPGAGSQSLVLVSSRSALTDLTWDWSRELKPLSKAECADAWHRMGVPESTTGLDEIADRVHGSPLAVRALSTRLRRGAPPEAVLASLADSSPYRAFPDIDAAERAAFTSAYDALDPELRTLVRHAAVHPGPDFGADSLAAMSGLPEHVTQLRLTEIEQLLTHREGRYGFHDLSLGYARERATQDAPEETEPSRNRLYAFLLARLGQEREALRSSPEDDEPIRRARRWLDAHAQELSAAARAAAFDGWEDASAFLLAVGRLWIGGSRIVEAQGLFDLLLTVATEGSLEHAHALTGLGRTYRKQERHAEGMDRQREALALYETHGDTDGQADAVLEIATIDYLLERSATAADGFERAYALYLSTGNEHGQAEALLRLGDNRRNQHRLVEAEDRYRPALELYRILGNRGGEAKVCMGYASILRYRQQYKEAAELFEESYRLFDSLGDQGGLADTLANLSIVRLEQGLVAEALAAAQEALAIYTALGDVRGQGIGLGALAHVSRTQGRLDEALQFHTQAHRLHSEIGDRRGRAIELLGMGYVHLDTKHFDAARESLRESLGLWRDIGDPNGEGDALCGLARLELHLRQHGAAAATVRKALRRYETTGTRFDQAYALVLLADVAAEDPAQGDPAELYRSAAGLYSAAGKEDIAAWCHARVAELTP, encoded by the coding sequence ATGACACCGGCCCGCACCTCCCGCGCGGTCCTGTTCGGTGTCCACGCCTACCGGCACCTCGCCGCCCTCGACGGCGTACGGCACAACGCCCCCGCCCTGCGCTCCCTGCTCGTCGCGGACGACCTCGGCGGCCTCGATCCGGCCCACTGCGTCACGGTCCCGCCCGACAGCACCGCCGCCGCCTTCCTCGACGCCGTGCAGGACGCGGCCGACGAGGCGGGCGACCTGCTCCTCGTCTACTACGCCGGACACGGCCATGTCGGGCGGGACGACAAGCAGTTGCTGCTCAGCACCCGGGAGTCCCGGAAGGCGAGGCCCTTCCACTCGGTCCCGTACGACGAGGTCCGCGCGATCGTGGCCGCCTCCCAGGCCCAGCGCAAGATCGTGATCGTCGACTCCTGCTTCAGCGGCGGCGCCCTCCACATGGCCGCCCACCCACCCGCCACCGAGCGGGACTTCGAGATCGAGGGCGCCTGCGTCCTCACCTCGGCGGCCGAGACCGAGCGCTCCCTGTGCCTGACCGAGGGCAGCGTCTTCACCCTCGAACTGCTCGCCGTCCTCGCGAGCGGCCTCCCCGCCGTCCTGCCCGACGGCCGGCGCGGCGACCAGCAGCCCGCCCTCACCATGGCCGATCTGTACGACACGCTGTGCGCCCGCCTCGACGGCCGGGTCATCGACGGCCACGCGATCCCGAAGCCACGCATGAGCACCCGCGACAACGGCCACCGCATCCGTCTCGCGGCGAACCGCTCCTTCGCCACGCCCGCCCCCGCCCTCCACCCCGGCCGCGGAGCCTCCCTGGACCGGCCGGGCGAGATGGGCCCCGGCCGCACCCGCACCGCCCCGGCCTTCGCGCCCCGCACCCAGCTCGCCCCCACCAAGTACTTCACGGGCCGCACCGAGGAACTCGCCGAGCTGGAGGCGATGGCGGCGGCCGCCCCCGCCGTCTGCCTCATCCACGGCCGCGGCGGCCTGGGCAAGTCCGAACTGCTCCGAACCGTCGCCACCCGCGTCTCCGAGCGGTTCCCCGGCGGCTGCCTGGAGATCGACCTGCGCGGCTGGACCCCGGGCGAGACGCCCCGCTCCCCCGACGCCGTGATCGCCGAACAGCTCCTCCACCTCGGGCACGCGGCCCAGGACATCCCGTCCGACCCCGTCGCACGCGCCGAGTCCTGGCGCCTGTCCCTGGAGCGGAGAGCGGTCCTCCTCGTCCTCGACAACGCCCGCGACGCCGCCCAGCTGGCCCCGCTCCTCCCCGGAGCCGGCTCGCAGAGCCTCGTCCTGGTCTCCAGCCGCTCGGCGCTCACCGACCTGACCTGGGACTGGAGCCGCGAGCTGAAGCCCCTGAGCAAGGCCGAATGCGCCGACGCCTGGCACCGGATGGGCGTCCCCGAATCCACCACCGGACTCGACGAGATCGCCGACCGCGTCCACGGCAGTCCGCTCGCCGTCCGCGCCCTCAGCACCCGCCTGCGCCGCGGCGCCCCGCCCGAGGCCGTGCTCGCCTCGCTCGCCGACTCCTCCCCGTACCGCGCGTTCCCCGACATCGACGCCGCCGAGCGAGCCGCCTTCACCAGCGCCTACGACGCCCTCGACCCGGAACTGCGCACCCTCGTCCGCCACGCGGCCGTACACCCGGGCCCGGACTTCGGGGCGGACTCGCTGGCGGCGATGAGCGGCCTGCCGGAGCACGTCACGCAGCTGCGCCTCACCGAGATCGAACAGCTCCTCACCCACCGCGAGGGCCGCTACGGCTTCCACGACCTGAGTCTGGGATACGCGAGGGAACGCGCGACCCAGGACGCCCCGGAGGAGACGGAACCGAGCCGGAACCGCTTGTACGCCTTTCTCCTCGCGCGCCTGGGGCAGGAGCGGGAGGCCCTGCGCAGCAGCCCCGAGGACGACGAGCCGATCCGCCGGGCCCGCCGCTGGCTGGACGCCCACGCCCAGGAGTTGAGCGCGGCGGCCCGCGCGGCGGCCTTCGACGGCTGGGAGGACGCGTCCGCCTTCCTGCTCGCGGTCGGCCGGCTCTGGATCGGCGGATCCCGGATCGTGGAGGCGCAAGGGCTGTTCGACCTGCTGCTCACCGTAGCGACGGAGGGGTCGCTGGAGCACGCCCACGCGCTGACCGGCCTGGGCAGGACGTACCGGAAGCAGGAGCGTCACGCGGAGGGCATGGACCGCCAGCGCGAGGCCCTCGCTCTCTACGAGACCCACGGCGACACCGACGGGCAGGCCGACGCCGTCCTGGAGATCGCCACGATCGACTACCTGCTCGAGCGGAGCGCCACGGCGGCCGACGGATTCGAGCGGGCCTATGCCCTGTACCTCTCCACCGGGAACGAGCACGGCCAGGCCGAGGCGCTCCTGCGTCTGGGTGACAACCGCCGGAACCAGCACCGGCTCGTCGAGGCCGAGGACCGCTACCGGCCCGCCCTGGAGCTCTACCGGATCCTCGGGAACCGCGGCGGCGAGGCCAAGGTGTGCATGGGCTACGCAAGCATCCTCAGGTATCGGCAGCAGTACAAGGAGGCCGCCGAGCTGTTCGAGGAGTCGTACCGCCTCTTCGACTCCCTGGGCGACCAGGGAGGCCTGGCGGACACGCTCGCGAATCTGTCCATCGTCCGCCTGGAGCAGGGCCTTGTGGCGGAGGCGCTCGCCGCCGCCCAGGAGGCCCTCGCCATCTACACGGCCCTGGGTGACGTCCGCGGCCAAGGCATCGGGCTCGGCGCCTTGGCCCACGTCAGCCGGACGCAAGGACGGCTGGACGAAGCCCTGCAGTTCCACACGCAGGCCCACCGGCTCCACAGCGAAATCGGTGACCGGAGAGGACGGGCCATCGAGCTCCTCGGCATGGGCTATGTCCACCTCGACACCAAGCACTTCGACGCGGCACGGGAGTCCCTGCGCGAGTCCCTGGGTCTCTGGCGGGACATCGGCGACCCGAATGGCGAAGGGGACGCGCTGTGCGGGCTGGCGCGGCTCGAACTCCACCTCCGGCAGCACGGGGCGGCGGCGGCCACCGTCCGGAAGGCGCTGCGCCGCTACGAGACCACGGGGACCCGGTTCGACCAGGCCTACGCCCTGGTCCTCCTGGCCGACGTCGCCGCCGAGGATCCGGCTCAGGGCGACCCCGCCGAGCTCTACCGGTCCGCGGCCGGCCTCTACAGCGCGGCCGGCAAGGAGGACATCGCGGCCTGGTGCCACGCCCGCGTCGCCGAGCTCACCCCCTGA
- a CDS encoding dicarboxylate/amino acid:cation symporter, translating into MSASASETKSPASSRIPKVPFWAQIIAGLALGALLGWIARSQDVSWLKETLGQVGDIFVQLLKLAVAPLVFFAILVSITNLRKVNNAARLATRTLLWFMITSLIAVGIGLAIGLITNPGAGTGLTPQDGKLPKREGSWIDFLTGIIPTDVITPFTELNVLQIVFMAAVAGIAALKLGDRAKPILTLSESVLELLQKALWWVIRLAPLGTVGLIGFAIADYGWDLIGKYATFTADIYIGCALVLFVVYPTLLATVAKVNPLQFFKGAWPAIQLAFVSRSSVGTMPVTQKVTERLGVPKEYASFAVPFGATTKMDGCAAIYPALAAIFIAQIFDVQLGIGDYLLIAFVSVIGSAATAGLTGATVMLTLTLSTLGLPLEGVGLLMAIDPILDMMRTATNVAGQALIPVIVSAREKILDLTAYENASSSPIDDLTAIGEKDEKVAVTAAA; encoded by the coding sequence GTGTCCGCGTCCGCGTCCGAGACGAAGTCCCCGGCTTCCTCGCGCATACCCAAGGTCCCCTTCTGGGCCCAGATCATCGCCGGTCTGGCCCTGGGTGCCCTGCTCGGCTGGATCGCCCGCAGCCAGGACGTCTCCTGGCTCAAGGAGACCCTCGGCCAGGTCGGCGACATCTTCGTCCAGCTGCTCAAGCTGGCCGTCGCGCCGCTCGTCTTCTTCGCGATCCTGGTCTCGATCACCAACCTGCGGAAGGTGAACAACGCCGCCCGGCTCGCCACCCGCACGCTCCTCTGGTTCATGATCACCTCGCTGATCGCGGTCGGCATCGGCCTCGCCATCGGCCTGATCACCAACCCGGGCGCCGGCACCGGCCTCACCCCGCAGGACGGCAAGCTGCCGAAGCGCGAGGGCTCCTGGATCGACTTCCTCACCGGCATCATCCCGACGGACGTCATCACCCCCTTCACCGAGCTGAACGTCCTCCAGATCGTCTTCATGGCCGCCGTCGCCGGCATCGCCGCCCTCAAGCTCGGCGACCGCGCCAAGCCGATCCTCACCCTCTCCGAGTCGGTCCTGGAACTCCTCCAGAAGGCCCTGTGGTGGGTCATCCGCCTCGCCCCGCTCGGCACCGTCGGCCTCATCGGCTTCGCCATCGCCGACTACGGCTGGGACCTCATCGGCAAGTACGCGACCTTCACCGCCGACATCTACATCGGCTGCGCCCTGGTCCTCTTCGTCGTCTACCCGACGCTGCTCGCCACGGTCGCCAAGGTCAACCCGCTCCAGTTCTTCAAGGGCGCCTGGCCGGCCATCCAGCTGGCCTTCGTCTCCCGCTCCTCGGTCGGCACCATGCCGGTCACCCAGAAGGTCACCGAGCGCCTCGGCGTCCCGAAGGAGTACGCCTCCTTCGCCGTCCCGTTCGGCGCCACCACCAAGATGGACGGCTGCGCCGCGATCTACCCGGCGCTCGCCGCGATCTTCATCGCCCAGATCTTCGACGTGCAGCTCGGCATCGGCGACTACCTGCTGATCGCCTTCGTCTCGGTCATCGGCTCGGCGGCCACCGCCGGCCTCACCGGCGCGACGGTCATGCTCACCCTGACCCTCTCCACCCTGGGCCTCCCCCTGGAGGGCGTCGGCCTCCTGATGGCGATCGACCCGATCCTGGACATGATGCGCACGGCCACGAACGTGGCGGGTCAGGCGCTGATCCCGGTGATCGTCTCGGCCCGCGAGAAGATCCTCGACCTCACCGCGTACGAGAACGCCTCGTCGTCCCCGATCGACGACCTGACCGCGATCGGCGAGAAGGACGAGAAGGTCGCGGTCACGGCCGCCGCCTGA
- a CDS encoding DUF4229 domain-containing protein, whose protein sequence is MLRYTLMRLGIFAGCFLALWGLVYVGVLPRGLGDSNLLWVLVLALVVSAPLSFVLLRKVRDEASAEVVAKVERAKGRLDSNRSQEDAL, encoded by the coding sequence ATGCTCCGCTACACGCTGATGCGGCTCGGGATCTTCGCCGGGTGCTTCCTCGCCCTGTGGGGTCTCGTCTACGTCGGCGTGCTGCCGCGCGGCCTGGGCGACTCGAACCTCCTCTGGGTCCTCGTCCTCGCCCTCGTCGTCTCCGCCCCGCTGAGCTTCGTCCTCCTGCGCAAGGTGCGGGACGAGGCGAGCGCCGAGGTCGTGGCGAAGGTCGAGCGCGCGAAGGGCCGACTGGACTCGAACCGGTCCCAGGAGGACGCGCTGTAG
- a CDS encoding N-acetyltransferase family protein has product MTLTFEVDPAVDPALRDGVLSLWADVSNAGGAVGFVPPVTPDEIRPALLKHLVAMTEGGTRLLVGRDADGTVAATAFFTFNKHRLMTHWVWLYTVMVHPRYQGKGYGRDLMAAVEHTARTAEGFEEIEAIRLTCRGGTGVDGFYARSGYKEVGRVPDAIRVAPGDDRDDIIMLLPLK; this is encoded by the coding sequence ATGACCCTTACCTTTGAGGTGGACCCGGCAGTCGACCCCGCTCTGCGCGACGGCGTGCTCTCCCTCTGGGCGGACGTCTCCAACGCGGGCGGCGCCGTCGGCTTCGTACCCCCCGTGACCCCCGACGAGATACGCCCCGCGCTGCTCAAGCACCTCGTCGCGATGACGGAGGGCGGCACCCGCCTGCTCGTCGGCCGGGACGCGGACGGCACGGTCGCCGCCACCGCCTTCTTCACCTTCAACAAGCACCGGCTGATGACCCACTGGGTGTGGCTCTACACCGTGATGGTCCACCCCCGTTACCAGGGCAAGGGGTACGGCCGCGACCTCATGGCGGCGGTCGAGCACACCGCCCGCACCGCCGAGGGCTTCGAGGAGATCGAGGCGATCCGGCTGACCTGCCGCGGCGGCACCGGCGTCGACGGCTTCTACGCCAGGTCCGGTTACAAGGAGGTCGGCCGCGTCCCCGACGCGATCCGGGTCGCGCCCGGGGACGACCGCGACGACATCATCATGCTGCTGCCCCTGAAGTGA
- the mqnE gene encoding aminofutalosine synthase MqnE encodes MDAGLKRELEQKVRDGERLSREDGIALYESDDLAWLGGLAHEVRTRKNGDVVHFNVNRHLNMTNVCTASCAYCSFQRKPGEKDAYTMRIEEAVRLAKAMENENLTELHIVNGLHPNLPWRYYPRSLSELKKALPNVSLKAFTATEIHHFETISGLSASEILDELIEAGLESLTGGGAEIFDWEVRQHIVDHKTHWEDWSRIHRLAHEKGLKTPSTMLYGHIEEPRHRVDHVLRLRELQDETGGFQVFIPLRYQHDFVDMQDGKIRNKLQARTTMATGAEALKTFAVSRLLFDNVPHVKVFWVMHGVQTAQLALQHGADDMDGSVVEYKITHDADNYGTPNKLGREDLLELIRDAGFRPVERNTRYEIIREYPGPDAERRETPQSMRF; translated from the coding sequence ATGGACGCGGGACTCAAGCGCGAACTTGAGCAGAAGGTCCGGGACGGTGAGCGGCTGAGCCGTGAGGACGGCATCGCCCTGTACGAGTCCGACGACCTCGCCTGGCTCGGCGGTCTGGCCCACGAGGTCCGGACCCGCAAGAACGGCGACGTGGTCCACTTCAATGTCAACCGGCATCTGAACATGACCAACGTCTGCACCGCCTCCTGCGCCTACTGCTCCTTCCAGCGCAAGCCGGGCGAGAAGGACGCGTACACCATGCGCATCGAGGAGGCCGTGCGCCTCGCGAAGGCGATGGAGAACGAGAACCTCACCGAGCTCCACATCGTCAACGGGCTGCACCCCAACCTGCCCTGGCGCTACTACCCGCGCTCCCTCTCCGAGCTCAAGAAGGCCCTGCCGAACGTCTCCCTCAAGGCGTTCACGGCCACCGAGATCCACCACTTCGAGACGATCTCCGGCCTCTCGGCCTCCGAGATCCTCGACGAGCTGATCGAGGCCGGCCTGGAGTCGCTGACCGGCGGCGGCGCCGAGATCTTCGACTGGGAGGTCCGGCAGCACATCGTGGACCACAAGACCCACTGGGAGGACTGGTCCCGGATCCACCGCCTCGCGCACGAGAAGGGGCTCAAGACCCCGTCGACGATGCTCTACGGGCACATCGAGGAGCCGCGCCACCGCGTGGACCACGTGCTGCGGCTCCGTGAGCTCCAGGACGAGACCGGCGGCTTCCAGGTCTTCATCCCGCTGCGCTACCAGCACGACTTCGTCGACATGCAGGACGGCAAGATCCGCAACAAGCTCCAGGCGCGCACCACGATGGCGACCGGCGCCGAGGCCCTGAAGACCTTCGCGGTCTCCCGGCTGCTCTTCGACAACGTGCCGCACGTCAAGGTCTTCTGGGTCATGCACGGCGTCCAGACGGCGCAGCTGGCGCTCCAGCACGGCGCCGACGACATGGACGGCTCGGTCGTCGAGTACAAGATCACGCACGACGCCGACAACTACGGCACGCCGAACAAGCTGGGCCGCGAGGACCTGCTGGAGCTGATCCGCGACGCGGGCTTCCGGCCGGTCGAGCGGAACACGCGGTACGAGATCATCCGCGAGTACCCGGGTCCGGACGCGGAGCGGCGCGAGACGCCGCAGTCGATGCGGTTCTGA
- a CDS encoding Lrp/AsnC family transcriptional regulator has translation MDAVDRQLIQALRENGRASYAELGRLVGLSGPSVTDRINRLEAAGVITGYRATVDAASLGLGVTALIGISLSDAADHEDVARRLKDLAEIEDCWFIAGDDSFMLKVRANDVDGLEKTIRRLSGTKGVSRTRTTIVLSTKWENRVGELPEEG, from the coding sequence ATGGACGCCGTGGACAGGCAGCTCATCCAGGCTCTGCGCGAGAACGGCCGTGCCTCGTACGCCGAGCTCGGCCGGCTCGTCGGGCTCTCCGGCCCCTCCGTCACCGACCGCATCAACCGACTCGAGGCCGCCGGAGTCATCACCGGCTACCGCGCGACCGTCGACGCCGCCTCGCTCGGCCTCGGCGTGACCGCCCTCATCGGCATCTCCCTCTCGGACGCCGCCGACCACGAGGACGTCGCCCGCCGACTCAAGGACCTCGCCGAGATCGAGGACTGCTGGTTCATCGCCGGCGACGACTCCTTCATGCTCAAGGTGCGCGCGAACGACGTCGACGGCCTGGAGAAGACGATCCGCCGGCTCTCCGGCACCAAGGGCGTCTCCCGCACCCGTACGACGATCGTGCTCTCCACGAAGTGGGAGAACCGGGTCGGGGAGCTGCCTGAGGAGGGCTGA
- a CDS encoding UbiX family flavin prenyltransferase, which produces MNDGKRIPWIVGVSGASGTPYAAAVLRGLLDAGESVDLVVSRASRLTLLDETGIAFRDAHWREDLAAWLARGADGKPDTFSVDLGDVRYWAAGDLAAGPSSGSYPAKGMLVVPASTAAVAGVALGLSKDLLQRVASVTLKERRPLVVAVRETPLNGQTLKHMVALDEAGAVVLPASPAFYAGATHIQDLVDFVAGRVLDAAGVPHQLYRRWEGELGGALSSD; this is translated from the coding sequence ATGAACGACGGCAAGCGCATCCCCTGGATCGTCGGGGTTTCCGGGGCGTCGGGTACGCCGTACGCCGCCGCCGTGCTGAGGGGGCTGCTGGACGCGGGGGAGAGCGTCGACCTCGTCGTGTCGCGGGCCTCGCGGCTGACGCTGCTCGACGAGACGGGGATCGCCTTCCGGGACGCGCACTGGCGCGAGGACCTGGCGGCCTGGCTGGCGCGGGGCGCCGACGGGAAGCCGGACACGTTCTCGGTGGACCTGGGCGACGTGCGGTACTGGGCGGCCGGGGATCTGGCCGCGGGGCCGTCCTCCGGTTCGTACCCGGCGAAGGGGATGCTGGTGGTGCCGGCCTCGACCGCGGCGGTGGCGGGAGTGGCGCTCGGGCTCTCGAAGGACCTGCTGCAGCGGGTCGCGAGCGTGACGCTGAAGGAGCGGCGTCCGCTGGTGGTCGCGGTGCGGGAGACCCCGCTGAACGGACAGACGCTCAAGCACATGGTGGCGCTGGACGAGGCGGGCGCCGTGGTGCTGCCCGCCTCTCCGGCGTTCTACGCGGGGGCGACGCACATCCAGGATCTGGTGGACTTCGTCGCCGGGCGGGTGCTGGACGCGGCGGGAGTGCCGCACCAGCTGTACCGCCGGTGGGAGGGAGAGCTCGGTGGAGCCCTCTCGTCTGATTAG
- the mqnP gene encoding menaquinone biosynthesis prenyltransferase MqnP: protein MTTAAVPGAQPGRTKAFLRLVMIEHSVFALPFAYIASLTAMFQLDRNIHWWTLFLVTVCMVGLRTFAMACNRIIDREIDARNPRTANREIVTGAVSVRSAWTGAGIAVVVFLGAAALLNPLCLALAPLAVIPMVVYPYGKRFTNFPHAILGLAQSIGPIGAWLAVTGEWSWDAVILGLAVGIWIGGFDLIFACQDVQADRAHGVMSVPARFGVPAALWGARASAVVTTGLLVWYALATDAGLFFWVGLVIVVVAFCYEHTIVKPHDLSRLNRAFFTTNGFIGISLFVCALLDLLVRGLTP, encoded by the coding sequence GTGACCACCGCGGCCGTGCCCGGCGCCCAGCCGGGGCGCACCAAGGCGTTCCTCCGGCTCGTGATGATCGAGCACTCGGTCTTCGCGCTGCCCTTCGCCTACATCGCCTCGCTCACGGCGATGTTCCAGCTCGACCGGAACATCCACTGGTGGACGCTCTTCCTCGTCACCGTCTGCATGGTGGGGCTGCGGACCTTCGCCATGGCCTGCAACCGGATCATCGACCGCGAGATCGACGCGCGTAATCCGCGGACCGCGAACCGGGAGATCGTGACCGGTGCGGTGTCCGTGCGCTCGGCGTGGACCGGGGCCGGGATCGCCGTCGTCGTCTTCCTCGGCGCCGCCGCCCTCCTGAACCCGCTCTGCCTGGCGCTCGCGCCGCTCGCCGTCATCCCGATGGTCGTCTATCCGTACGGGAAGAGGTTCACGAACTTCCCGCACGCGATCCTGGGCCTCGCCCAGTCCATCGGACCGATCGGCGCCTGGCTGGCCGTGACCGGGGAGTGGTCCTGGGACGCGGTCATCCTGGGCCTCGCGGTCGGCATCTGGATCGGCGGCTTCGACCTCATCTTCGCCTGCCAGGACGTGCAGGCCGACCGGGCGCACGGCGTCATGTCGGTCCCGGCCCGCTTCGGCGTGCCGGCCGCGCTGTGGGGTGCCCGCGCCTCGGCGGTCGTGACGACCGGGCTCCTCGTCTGGTACGCCCTGGCGACGGACGCGGGCCTCTTCTTCTGGGTCGGTCTGGTGATCGTGGTCGTCGCCTTCTGCTACGAGCACACGATCGTGAAGCCGCACGACCTGTCCCGGCTGAACAGGGCGTTCTTCACGACGAACGGCTTCATCGGGATCAGCCTGTTCGTGTGCGCGCTGCTCGATCTGCTGGTCCGCGGGCTCACCCCGTAG
- a CDS encoding menaquinone biosynthesis decarboxylase, producing MAYDDLRSLLRALEREGDLKRIKAEVDPYLEVGEIVDRVNKAGGPALLFENVKGSSMPLAMNVFGTDRRLLKALGLKSYGEISEKIGGLLKPELPHGFVGVREAFGKLGSMVHVPPKKVKDAPVQEVVLTGDDVDLDLLPALFTWPKDGGSFFNLGLTHTKHPETGVRNLGLYRLQRHDKRTIGMHWQIHKDSRNHYAVAAERGERLPVAIAFGCPPAVTYASTAPLPGDIDEYLFAGFVQGKRIEMVDCKTVPLQVPANAEVVVEGWLEPGEMLPEGPFGDHTGFYTPQEPFPALKIDCITMRKRPLLQSIVVGRPPTEDGPLGRATERFFLPLLKIIVPDIVDYHLPESGGFHNCAIVSIDKKYPKHAQKVMHAIWGAHMMSLTKLIIVVDKDCDVHDLHEVSWRALGNTDYSRDLTVVEGPVDHLDHASYQQFWGGKAGIDATKKLPEEGYTRDGGWPDMVESDPATAALVDRRWKEYGL from the coding sequence ATGGCTTACGACGATCTCCGCTCGCTGCTCAGGGCCCTGGAGCGCGAAGGCGACCTCAAGCGCATCAAGGCCGAAGTCGACCCGTACCTGGAGGTCGGGGAGATCGTCGACCGGGTGAACAAGGCGGGAGGTCCGGCGCTTCTCTTCGAGAACGTCAAGGGCTCCTCGATGCCCCTCGCGATGAACGTCTTCGGCACGGACCGCCGCCTCCTCAAGGCGCTCGGTCTGAAGTCGTACGGCGAGATCAGCGAGAAGATCGGCGGGCTCCTCAAGCCGGAGCTGCCGCACGGCTTCGTCGGGGTCCGCGAGGCCTTCGGGAAGCTGGGCTCGATGGTCCACGTGCCGCCGAAGAAGGTGAAGGACGCCCCGGTCCAGGAAGTCGTCCTCACCGGGGACGACGTCGACCTCGACCTCCTTCCGGCGCTGTTCACCTGGCCCAAGGACGGCGGCTCCTTCTTCAACCTGGGCCTCACCCACACGAAGCACCCCGAGACCGGCGTGCGGAACCTGGGGCTCTACCGGCTCCAGCGGCACGACAAGCGCACCATCGGCATGCACTGGCAGATCCACAAGGACAGCCGCAACCACTACGCGGTCGCCGCCGAGCGCGGCGAGCGGCTGCCGGTCGCGATCGCCTTCGGCTGCCCGCCGGCCGTCACGTACGCCTCCACCGCCCCGCTGCCCGGTGACATCGACGAGTACCTCTTCGCCGGCTTCGTGCAGGGCAAGCGGATCGAGATGGTCGACTGCAAGACCGTCCCGCTCCAGGTCCCGGCCAACGCCGAGGTCGTCGTCGAGGGCTGGCTGGAGCCCGGCGAGATGCTGCCGGAGGGCCCCTTCGGCGACCACACCGGCTTCTACACCCCGCAGGAGCCCTTCCCCGCCCTGAAGATCGACTGCATCACCATGCGGAAGCGTCCGCTGCTGCAGTCGATCGTCGTCGGCAGGCCGCCGACCGAGGACGGGCCGCTCGGGCGGGCCACGGAGCGCTTCTTCCTGCCGCTCCTCAAGATCATCGTGCCGGACATCGTCGACTACCACCTGCCGGAGTCGGGCGGCTTCCACAACTGCGCGATCGTCTCGATCGACAAGAAGTACCCGAAGCACGCGCAGAAGGTCATGCACGCCATCTGGGGCGCGCACATGATGTCGCTGACCAAGCTGATCATCGTGGTCGACAAGGACTGCGACGTGCACGATCTCCACGAGGTCTCGTGGAGGGCGCTGGGGAACACGGACTACTCCCGCGACCTCACCGTCGTCGAGGGGCCCGTCGACCATCTCGACCACGCCTCCTACCAGCAGTTCTGGGGCGGCAAGGCCGGTATCGACGCCACGAAGAAGCTGCCGGAGGAGGGCTACACCCGGGACGGCGGCTGGCCGGACATGGTGGAGTCGGACCCGGCGACCGCGGCCCTGGTGGACCGCCGCTGGAAGGAGTACGGGCTGTGA